The genomic DNA TTAAACAGGCTTCTCCGGTTACGGTCCGCTTTGAGGAAGTCAACGATGGTTCTCATGGTTACTTTTCACGAAACAAGCAAGAAATTGTGTTAAAGCAAGGAATGAGTCAGGCAGATACATTAGCTACGCTTTTTCATGAAATGGCTCACGCCAGTTTGCACAATAATGAAGAGGCTAAGGAAGTGGACAGACATATCAAGGAAGTAGAGGCTGAATCCGTGGCCTATGTTCTGTCTACTCATTTCGGCCTTCCATGCGAAGAAGTGAGTTTGGCATATATTGCGGGCTGGGCCTCTGCTGATAAAGATAAGATGGGCATTTTGAAGAACTCCATGTCGAGGATAAGAGGGGCTGCTTCAAGATTATTAACAGAGATTGAAAAGGAGTTGAAGAAGAGCAAGTCCTCGCAAATGATTGCTTGAGTGTGCTATAATAAAAGAAAACTAGAATAATGCCTTCCACTCTGGAAGGCATTTTTAAGGAAGTATATTGACTATAAAGTTCTAACGTTGTACAATAATGTTATATTGAAGTAATTTTGAAGCCGTTGCGATTCCGGAAGCGCATGGTGGTTTTACCCAAGTGGGCAGCATAGGCCGGAATGCTGATGAAAGGCCAGTATATATACTGGTTGATGTCTTGCGAGTAATCGTAAGAATTTAACGAACGGGGATGTGAGAGCCTAGGATTTTTGCGTCCTTTTTCAAGAGAAATTAGAGATATGTAAGAGAGCAAGCGCTTTCCTGCATATCTCTTTTTTTATTGGAAATTTGCTGGTATAATGAAAGGAGAAAGTATGGCTGAAAGAAAATTTTATCGGCTGACGAATGACTTGTTGTTTCATATCGTCATGCAAGAGAGTGAGGTAGCCCTAAGGGGGTTAGTGACAGCAATGCTGTCTAAGCCGGAAGAAGCTATCACCGGCGTACGGGTTTTAAACCCGATTAATTTTCAAGAGAAAATGACCGGGAAAGAAATCATTCTTGATGTTAAAGCCGAAGTAGATGCAAAAGAAGTTGTTAATGTTGAGGTGCAGGTTCGTAAATTTGAACGCTGGCGTGATAGGGCATTGTACTATGCAGCTCGTATATTAAGCGGCTATAGTCCAGGGAAAGCGTATGAAGAAGTTAAGCCAATTAGACAGGTAAGCATCCTTGATTATCCGTTTGATAGCCCGGTGCCTAAGTTTTTCTATAACTACAGGTTGATAGAAGATGATATTGGCGAAGAGTATAGCGATAAGTTTCGGTTGTCTATTCTTGATTTAAGACAGATAGACTTGGCAACTGGAGTAGATCGGCTATATAACCGGCTGCTTTGGGGTAAACTATTTAGGGCTAATTCTTGGGATGTTTTGGAATCTTTAATGGAAAACAGTAACTTGGCAAAGGAGGTTGTGGAGACTATGTACAAAGCAACAATAGATGATAGCATGTCTCGCTGGTTAAGCGACAAGGAAATCCTTGAGCGAGATCGAGCAGCCCAAGATGCTTATTCAAGGAAAAAGGCAATGGATGAAGGTAGAGCTGAAGGTAGAGCTGAAGGTAGAGCTGAAGGTAGAGCACAGAGCCGAGAAGCCATTCGCTCTAATATGATTAGAGTGGGTTTCTCAGAAGAACAGATTGCTCTCGCTTTAGGCGAATAAGAAGCAAAAAAGCTAAATATTAGAGATATGTAAGAAAGATGATTCTTTCCTGCATATCTCTTTTTTTATATAAGGAGAAGTCGCAATGAAAAATTTAAAGTTACAAAAACTAAATTTAAAAAACTTTCAAGGTATTAAGAATCTATCCATAGAACTTGGCGAACATACCGCTATATATGGGGATAATGCTACTGGAAAAACGACTATCGCAAATGCTATTTCTTGGCTTTTGTACGATAAATCATCTACCGGAGAAAAGGGATTTTCTCCTAAAACAATTGGTAAGGATGGAGTTGCACATGGCCTTGACCATGAGGTAGCTGCTTTATTTTCAAGCGGATTAGAACTTCGGAAGGTCTTTTGCGAAAAATACGTCAAGTCCCGGGGAAAGGCAAATAAAGAGTTTTCCGGTCATACGACAGATTACTACATCAATGGTGTTCCCTCTAAGAAAAAAGACTTTGATAACCTAATTGAAGAAAGCTTCGGCTCGCCTGAGCGCCTACAAATTCTCACGGATCCGCTCTTTTTTGCGGAAGATTTGCCTTGGGAAAAACGCCGTGCCATTTTAATCGGCATGAGCGGCGGACTAACGGATGATGAAGTATTTTTCCGTCTAGGTGATAAAACGGCTAGTCTGCGTGAACGGCTTTCAAAGGGAGCTTTAACCGTTGAAGAAGTGGTAAAGACTTTAAAGGCGCAAAAAAGAGACTTAGCTAAGCATATTGAAGCCATTCCGGCTCGCATTGACGAAGCAAGCCTAGCCAGACCTAGTGTTACTTTAGCCGGTGACGAAAAGGAGCGGTTTCAGGCTCTTGAAGTTGAGGCCGAAAAGCTTAGGTCTACTATTGCTGGTAAAAAAGCAAACGTTACCGCAGATGACGAAATAAGGCGGATAACCGAAGCAATTTCAAAGGAACGCCTAGCCCTTACCGGTAAAGAGGCTCAACTAAAAGCTGATTTAAAGGAGCAGGAGGGGGAACTTCAATCCCAAAATCTTAGAGAAAGCTATCTACAGAAGGAGCTTGCCAATAAATTAACGGCTCTAAAAGGAGAAATTGAAGAGCTTAGTCAGGCTCGCAAAGAACTTATCGCTCAATTTCAAGCCGTTAAAAATGAGAAATTCGTGCGCAACAATATCTGTCCTTGCTGTGGACAGGAAATGCCGCCAGATAAGCTTAAAGTTGCTGAGGAAGCTTTTAATCAAGATAAGAGTGAACGGTTAGAAACCATCAACAAAAAAGGCCAAGCTTGTAATTTAAAGACCATAGAGGGTAAAAAAGCTGAAATTATAGAGATGGAGCAAGAAACGCTTCAGGCTGATGAAAGAATGGAGGGCCTTGAAAAACAGCTTGAAAATCTCCGCAAGGCTTATGAAGTGGAATTAGAGGTTCAAGCGAATAAGTCAAGAGAAGCGATTGAGCATCTTGAAGAAAAGGCCAGGTCCATTGAGCTTAGTTCAAATAAGTTTATGGCGGATGTTTCCTCAGAAGAAGAGGCGTTGAAGAAAATTCAAAATAAGCAGGATGATCTTATGGCGCTTATGTCACAACATGAGTTGATTGCCGTTCAAGACGCACGAATTAGCCAGTTGAAGGCTGAGCAAAAAGACTTGTCTGCTAAATATGAAGAATTAGAAGGGCTACTTTACGAGGCGGAAGTATTCACCC from Peptococcus niger includes the following:
- a CDS encoding Rpn family recombination-promoting nuclease/putative transposase — its product is MAERKFYRLTNDLLFHIVMQESEVALRGLVTAMLSKPEEAITGVRVLNPINFQEKMTGKEIILDVKAEVDAKEVVNVEVQVRKFERWRDRALYYAARILSGYSPGKAYEEVKPIRQVSILDYPFDSPVPKFFYNYRLIEDDIGEEYSDKFRLSILDLRQIDLATGVDRLYNRLLWGKLFRANSWDVLESLMENSNLAKEVVETMYKATIDDSMSRWLSDKEILERDRAAQDAYSRKKAMDEGRAEGRAEGRAEGRAQSREAIRSNMIRVGFSEEQIALALGE
- a CDS encoding DUF6782 family putative metallopeptidase, with translation MDKDGQPILEERLIGYRIVSVFDISQTEGEELPALSSQDFLDCGVEGYQKLFSALKQASPVTVRFEEVNDGSHGYFSRNKQEIVLKQGMSQADTLATLFHEMAHASLHNNEEAKEVDRHIKEVEAESVAYVLSTHFGLPCEEVSLAYIAGWASADKDKMGILKNSMSRIRGAASRLLTEIEKELKKSKSSQMIA
- a CDS encoding AAA family ATPase, which codes for MKNLKLQKLNLKNFQGIKNLSIELGEHTAIYGDNATGKTTIANAISWLLYDKSSTGEKGFSPKTIGKDGVAHGLDHEVAALFSSGLELRKVFCEKYVKSRGKANKEFSGHTTDYYINGVPSKKKDFDNLIEESFGSPERLQILTDPLFFAEDLPWEKRRAILIGMSGGLTDDEVFFRLGDKTASLRERLSKGALTVEEVVKTLKAQKRDLAKHIEAIPARIDEASLARPSVTLAGDEKERFQALEVEAEKLRSTIAGKKANVTADDEIRRITEAISKERLALTGKEAQLKADLKEQEGELQSQNLRESYLQKELANKLTALKGEIEELSQARKELIAQFQAVKNEKFVRNNICPCCGQEMPPDKLKVAEEAFNQDKSERLETINKKGQACNLKTIEGKKAEIIEMEQETLQADERMEGLEKQLENLRKAYEVELEVQANKSREAIEHLEEKARSIELSSNKFMADVSSEEEALKKIQNKQDDLMALMSQHELIAVQDARISQLKAEQKDLSAKYEELEGLLYEAEVFTREKASQLNDLINGNFKSVRFVLTEEQVNGGVKDVCEVLVPCGDGVYVPFSTANNAARINAGLEIIASLSDYWDVSVPVVIDNAESVTKLNSRGLQTLALYVSEKDKTLRVETE